DNA from Fusarium musae strain F31 chromosome 7, whole genome shotgun sequence:
TACAAGGCCTTGAGCGCAATATCGCCAATGATGGTTACACCCAAGCTCTCTGCACTCTGCAAACCGCCCCAGCAGTAGTCCGAATCGTTGTCGGTTGTGCTGTAGCTGAGGTACGGCCCAGGAATCCTCAGAACGTGCTCGGTGCCTGGCACCTTGAACATCAGGTGTGGAAGATCGTTGGAAAACTTGCAAGGGAACGTGAACGAGTCGCCGAGACGGGGATCAACACGCATGTCTGGAACGTCGTACCAGTACATACTGGCCAGATCCCCGGGCAAAAAGAGCAGTGTAGTTCCCGTGTCGATAGTAGCCTCAAAGGTGTGAGCCATCCAGACTTGACGAAGGCCGGTCCAGGCTGTTGTATCGAATGTGATGTCCCAATGGGGGCTATCCTCCCGTGTGGCCATCCATGAAATGTTGTCCTTGGCACGGCTCTCGTCAATGTAACCGAAATCGAAGCGACCTGTCGCATTTCGACGCATGTCAACAGTAAAAACCGGATCAGCCAGTAGAGGACGAAGTTTATCAAGGAGAGACGGAGTCGGAGGATCGATGTTGCTTGGAAGAGACTTGGCAAGGCCCAAGATGCCTGTGAGTTCAGTTTCACGCTCGAAGCGAGGAGCAACGATCTGGGCAGACTGGATGGCAGTATTATTGAGTTCAAAATCTCCCAGGCGGACGGTATCGAGGTAGACGATGCCATTAGCATGAGTTCCGTCAACTATCAAACAGGTCAGCATCCCATGTCCCAACGGCATGGAACGAGAGACCATTCTCACCATACTCGACTTCCCATTCGGCATCGCGAAGTCGGCGAGATGTCTTGGAAGAGTTGGGCTTGTATCGAGGAGCCCAAGGACCTTCAGGGTTGGCTCGATAGATTGTGTCAGTAGATTGCACCCACCTGAAGTGGAAGTCAGCATAAATCAGTCTCATCTAAGGGCATACATCTCACAAGTCTGCAGAGCCAGTGTCGAGGGCCATCTTGAGAGTCTGAGGCGGATTTCCAACTTTGACGTCGGCGATGTAGATTTCATCTGCCCCAAGGGGCTTCACATCGACACGACCATCTGCAGAAGGGTTAACATATAAATGGACTGCAAAGTATTAGATTTAATACCGTCATCAAGAAGCGAGAATGCAGACAAAGTCTCTGGGGAGACACCCTTGCCCCATTTCTGATGAGCTGCGACCCATTCTCGAACGAAATCGGGCTTGGAATTCGAGTTCTTTGTAGCCTCAAGAGAAAAGCCCTTGCGAGCTTTGTGCTGAGGagtggcagcagcagcagcagaagcaatGCTGACTACCAAGAGCACAGCAAGAAAAGCCAGGCTCCTCATGATTCAGATTGAATGAGGCGAGTCGAGGTTGGTCAAGCGGGTGAAGAAAGATGAACAAGGGATAGTCGAGAAGAACTAAGAGATAAACGAGAAGAGTCGTAATACACAGGAAGGTGTGACTGGGAGCGAGATTGACGAAGGAAAcagagaaagaaggaaggaagggAAAGCTGGAACTTCCATGGTAGACAGACAGTGGAGGGCCAGTGAATCATCTAAATATCGGAGAGAGGGAAGTGCTACAGTCGGTTACCTTGCAGCTATCAACACTGCCGGACACTTTCTCGGCCAAGACAGTCTAGCACTGCCAGCAGCAATCTTAGTCCTTTAGCTCCCGTTATCCTCGCAACGTCTCATTCGAGTAGTAGAAGCCGAGACCCCTATATCACCAACCTCCATATCTAGGTCCTCGGCCCACGCTCTGTACCACCCCAAAGCCGCTCCCTCCCCGTAGACGAGCCCATCACCTCGCGCCGACCATTACACAGCCTCTTGTAATCGGGTCGTTTTTCTCGCCTACAGCTCCAGCCAGGGACAAACACGGGAACCTGCAACTGCGACGTAACAATGCATGAATATCCAATCCACGTCTCTGGTAGCAACAAACAACTACGGCACATCGGGTATTCCATGTTGAAAAGACAGACACAGGAGGAGGACCTGTACTCGACCTGGGTCATGAGATTGGCTCACAAGACCATGAGGATGAGTAACGATACTACTAAccgacctacctacctagagaGTTAGACATGGACGTGGAACAGATAGAGACACGAAAAGGCACGATATAATGCTTCGTTACTCGCGGATCCGTTGACTAATGTATCTAAGCGACACGACCCGTGGAACAGGACCGACATGTCCGTATTACCCTGTCTTGACTTCACCAAACATCTCATATTTTGATCCCGTTCATCATTCAGTGGCGAGAAATTCATATGTCCATTTTCATGGTATTCTACCTCATATGGTAGGTAAAGTCAGAGTCAGATATTCTATTGTTCGTCATCTGACCCGGTATCAATCAAGCAATCAAGATGTGTATCAACAACCAGcttcgccttcttccttttcgttataagaaagccaagatcaaaAGTCAATACGCCATCGTCTATAGTTCGTCGTgagtctgcttcttctctccctcgctcttcttctcattcttcGCGTTCTCCTTTTTCATATCATTGAGCAACTTCTCGAGCTGTTCCTTATCGATCTCACCGTCCTTCATGAAGTCCTCAGCGTTAAGCTGCACTGTCTCTTGTGATGCCTCTCCGCTTgttgtcttgctcttcttgctcttcttcttggcctccttggcagccttcttggcttgccggttcttctcctccaccttTCGGGCACCCTTGAGGGCAGCCTCAACGCTGgctttctcaagcttgtcacgctTGGTCTTGAGGTCCTTGATAAGGAGAACAGGATCGGCAGTGGCAGCAAGCTTAGACTGCTTGGCCTCGAGGTTATTCAGCCAGTCCAGAGTAGCCTTGTGAAGATCAATGACTTCCTTGAGGTCCTCCAAAGTGTACAGAGGAGGAATAGGTCCCTTCTCTTTGATGACTTGCTCCATCTTGCGGGCCTCCGCAACCGCGGGATCTTCGTCTTCTAGTCCGTCAAAGTCACCCGTGGCCTTCTCTTGCGCAGCCTCTGTGCTGGAAGACTcaattgatgaagatgcgGAGGCGGACTCAGAGGCGGACTCAGAGGCGGACTTGTGCCAGCTCTCATGCTCGGCAATCTGccccttgatcttctcaacaaatCCATGGGTGTTCTCCAGAGTCTGCTTTAGTGCAGTAAGGTATTCAGGTCGCTTCTCAGTCTCTTCAACTCTCTTCTGAATGGGTGTGACCAGGTCCTTGagaaccttgagcttggacttGAGGACATCCTTGGTAGCCTCTGCACCATCAGCATAGAGCCAGTCACTTGTCTCGCTGGCAAGTTCTGCCAACTTGgtcctctccttctcagtAGAAGCCGCAATAAAGGCATCCCCTTCGAGGAGATCCCTAATCTTGTAGGTGAATG
Protein-coding regions in this window:
- a CDS encoding hypothetical protein (MEROPS:MER0014006), which translates into the protein MRSLAFLAVLLVVSIASAAAAATPQHKARKGFSLEATKNSNSKPDFVREWVAAHQKWGKGVSPETLSAFSLLDDDGRVDVKPLGADEIYIADVKVGNPPQTLKMALDTGSADLWVQSTDTIYRANPEGPWAPRYKPNSSKTSRRLRDAEWEVEYVDGTHANGIVYLDTVRLGDFELNNTAIQSAQIVAPRFERETELTGILGLAKSLPSNIDPPTPSLLDKLRPLLADPVFTVDMRRNATGRFDFGYIDESRAKDNISWMATREDSPHWDITFDTTAWTGLRQVWMAHTFEATIDTGTTLLFLPGDLASMYWYDVPDMRVDPRLGDSFTFPCKFSNDLPHLMFKVPGTEHVLRIPGPYLSYSTTDNDSDYCWGGLQSAESLGVTIIGDIALKALYVAFDLENNKVGFANKDLDDIDDW